In Persicimonas caeni, a single window of DNA contains:
- a CDS encoding class I SAM-dependent methyltransferase → MIELTEEIPPGESKSKESPDQQAEDELDALTREMPEFRVPNQSGSANSAAEDQGGEGVPSAAILSGRKSSRKAHTETAQSDPPDADEAQSGERVAPQANERDEELTSTVVMDAEARPSPEDGDEPADQAGAQQPPADEEVGYDRQEMVKTIQMTAIDRREFERQVQAEEFDESELLLDHSHSPDVLVFPPRVLTTRWKEGGPLLRAGKVELPSQDGEAEVEAVPVDEGEEAATADEPALEQEESDVVELSDEAVVDDEADTAEVDDDLPEIEPEAVELELDSEAIEDANEVKPPPRPTPPPQNREARPPQQGPQQQGPQQQGKAQPAKKQPPRQGAAKPGPAQEEDAELSGLVQELLDESKQAREQKKKKKPQKPRSPRDTWFQKVFTEEYLRTLPKDIHRQTKREVDFIEESFDLGENDRVLDLACGFGRHSIELTRRGFEVAGLDLSMPLLQKALNEAQKQSLSIKFIHGDMRELSFEGIFSACFIWQTSFGYFDDQTNFRVLRGIHRALRPGGRLLIDVLNRDHIVTKMPHRLWWEGVDCVFLEEVELDHRTSVLHTKRSFIYEDGSPPLEQNTFIRIYSLHELVQLLRAAGFAVREVSGELHHRGQFLGPASSRIILQAQKRPPKGRK, encoded by the coding sequence GTGATCGAGCTTACCGAGGAGATCCCCCCCGGCGAATCCAAGTCCAAAGAATCGCCGGACCAACAGGCGGAAGACGAACTCGACGCGCTGACTCGTGAGATGCCCGAATTTCGCGTGCCCAACCAGAGTGGGTCTGCCAATTCGGCCGCCGAAGACCAGGGCGGCGAGGGAGTTCCCTCGGCGGCGATCCTGTCCGGGCGCAAGTCGAGTCGCAAAGCCCACACCGAGACTGCTCAGTCTGACCCACCCGACGCCGACGAGGCTCAATCGGGTGAGCGAGTGGCACCTCAGGCCAATGAGCGCGACGAGGAACTCACCTCGACAGTGGTCATGGACGCCGAAGCACGCCCCTCGCCTGAAGACGGCGACGAGCCTGCGGATCAGGCCGGTGCTCAGCAGCCGCCTGCCGACGAGGAGGTCGGCTACGACCGCCAAGAGATGGTCAAGACCATCCAGATGACCGCGATCGATCGGCGCGAATTCGAGCGTCAGGTCCAAGCCGAAGAATTCGACGAGTCGGAGCTGCTTCTCGACCACAGCCATTCACCGGATGTGTTGGTCTTTCCTCCGCGTGTTTTGACGACCCGATGGAAAGAGGGGGGACCACTGCTTCGTGCAGGTAAGGTCGAGCTTCCCTCTCAGGATGGTGAAGCGGAAGTCGAAGCAGTCCCGGTCGATGAGGGCGAAGAGGCTGCCACGGCTGACGAGCCGGCACTCGAACAAGAAGAGAGTGATGTCGTCGAGCTGAGCGATGAAGCCGTGGTCGACGACGAGGCCGACACCGCCGAAGTCGATGACGATCTTCCCGAGATCGAACCTGAAGCGGTCGAACTCGAACTCGACAGCGAAGCGATCGAAGACGCCAACGAAGTCAAGCCGCCGCCGCGGCCGACGCCGCCGCCTCAGAACCGTGAGGCGCGTCCGCCCCAGCAAGGCCCTCAGCAGCAAGGCCCTCAGCAACAAGGCAAGGCACAACCGGCCAAGAAGCAGCCACCGCGCCAAGGCGCAGCCAAGCCCGGCCCCGCCCAAGAGGAGGACGCCGAGCTGAGCGGGCTGGTTCAAGAGTTGCTCGACGAGAGCAAGCAGGCGCGTGAGCAGAAGAAGAAAAAGAAGCCTCAAAAGCCACGTTCCCCTCGCGACACTTGGTTCCAGAAGGTTTTCACCGAAGAGTACCTGCGCACGCTGCCCAAAGACATCCACCGGCAGACCAAGCGCGAAGTCGATTTTATCGAGGAGAGTTTCGACCTTGGTGAAAACGACCGCGTTCTCGACCTGGCGTGTGGCTTCGGCCGCCACTCCATCGAGTTGACTCGGCGCGGCTTCGAGGTCGCCGGCCTCGACCTGTCGATGCCGCTGTTGCAGAAGGCGCTCAACGAGGCTCAAAAGCAGTCGCTATCGATCAAGTTCATCCACGGCGACATGCGCGAGCTCTCCTTCGAGGGGATCTTTAGCGCCTGCTTCATCTGGCAGACCTCGTTCGGTTACTTCGACGACCAGACCAACTTCCGCGTGCTGCGCGGGATTCACCGCGCGCTTCGTCCGGGTGGGCGTCTGCTCATCGATGTGCTCAATCGCGACCACATCGTCACCAAGATGCCTCACCGCCTATGGTGGGAGGGCGTCGACTGCGTCTTCCTCGAAGAGGTCGAACTCGACCACCGCACGAGCGTGCTGCACACCAAGCGATCGTTTATCTACGAAGACGGCTCGCCTCCGCTCGAGCAGAACACGTTCATTCGGATTTATTCGCTGCACGAGCTCGTTCAACTGCTGCGAGCGGCCGGCTTCGCCGTGCGCGAGGTCAGCGGAGAGCTCCACCACCGCGGTCAATTCCTGGGCCCGGCGAGTTCGCGGATCATCTTGCAGGCACAGAAACGTCCGCCCAAAGGGCGCAAATAG
- the asd gene encoding archaetidylserine decarboxylase (Phosphatidylserine decarboxylase is synthesized as a single chain precursor. Generation of the pyruvoyl active site from a Ser is coupled to cleavage of a Gly-Ser bond between the larger (beta) and smaller (alpha chains). It is an integral membrane protein.), with the protein MERIAVQALKLLPKNLVSRAFGSVSEVELPPALQGTVNRVFADFAGVDLTESEQEPDAYPSLNAFFTRKLRGDARPVATRDAAQAVSPVDGVLSNFGPIVENTLIQAKGRDYRLVDLVDSGKYRHVFEGGHYATIYLSPRDYHRIHAPVSGDISNVSYIPGHLFPVNSFAVRNIDELFAVNERLISYIDNPKLGKVGVCKVGATCVGRIGVSFHDIETNHRFRRRRELELEEPVAIDHGDELGLFNLGSTVIVLIEHPDFAFDPTLATGQHLKMGQFLGGVE; encoded by the coding sequence ATGGAACGTATCGCCGTCCAGGCGCTGAAATTGCTCCCCAAAAACCTCGTCAGCCGCGCCTTCGGCTCGGTCTCCGAGGTCGAGCTTCCTCCTGCGCTCCAGGGCACGGTCAACCGCGTGTTTGCCGATTTTGCCGGGGTCGATTTGACCGAATCGGAGCAGGAGCCCGACGCGTATCCGAGCCTCAACGCCTTCTTTACCCGCAAACTGCGCGGGGATGCGCGTCCGGTCGCGACTCGAGACGCTGCTCAGGCCGTCTCGCCGGTCGACGGGGTGTTGAGCAACTTCGGCCCGATCGTCGAAAATACCCTCATTCAGGCCAAAGGGCGCGACTACCGTCTGGTCGATCTGGTGGACAGCGGCAAATACCGCCACGTCTTCGAGGGCGGACACTACGCCACGATCTATCTGTCTCCGCGCGACTACCATCGGATCCACGCTCCGGTGAGCGGCGATATCTCCAACGTCAGCTATATCCCGGGACACCTCTTCCCGGTCAACTCGTTCGCGGTGCGCAATATCGACGAGCTGTTCGCCGTCAACGAACGCCTGATTTCGTATATCGACAACCCCAAGCTGGGCAAAGTGGGCGTGTGCAAAGTCGGCGCAACCTGCGTGGGCCGCATCGGCGTGTCGTTTCACGACATCGAGACCAACCACCGCTTTCGGCGTCGGCGCGAACTCGAACTCGAGGAGCCGGTGGCCATCGACCACGGCGACGAGCTGGGACTCTTCAATCTGGGCTCGACGGTCATCGTGCTCATCGAACACCCCGACTTTGCTTTCGACCCGACACTCGCCACCGGCCAGCATCTCAAGATGGGTCAATTCCTCGGGGGCGTGGAGTAG
- a CDS encoding class I SAM-dependent methyltransferase, which yields MNRYFGTHTLDGEWHALLPRYLLLGDRIRGSRVLDIGCGTGIGSSLLLELGAESVKGVDHRPEIVQLAKVKHDKQGLDFHVMFWEELDFPDDSFDVVVCLDPASPITDPNLLMEVRRVLRDGGEYICALERTKVAGIEGLLPRYGYTSAADQVSIGQSNNRVPQIGELSTYFKTVVSLVQRPHVSYVFEPESPQGGGEIPDSEQMRRVPDDGAEGGIWRSEQKPGADSGPRRAGQWVPVDSHLSSDDAEVAAVEIFFCGDDHLPPPPLREIRLPYYNIVERLEQVIGDLQVRQRLGGEPSSFDEVLDEPAPPIDEDSRTTDEFEVDGDWDDMPTGVRKRPTRPPSAEPARVVELESQLNHLTELYQQVRRDFDQILHQTKAAITERDEYIDHLVQKVHEWEDRLDEDLVPEDATSETGTNEFSETATTNVFKVSELRNEDDQPLLDELGSSESDGLDEDSSEAEGLDEDSSEAEGLDEDSSEAEGLDEDSSEAESDETDETDESDESDESDESDESDAAEESDGDADSDEESSDSDDSEEKVEETTE from the coding sequence ATGAACCGATATTTTGGAACGCATACGCTCGACGGCGAATGGCACGCCCTTCTCCCACGCTACCTTCTTCTTGGTGACCGCATCCGCGGCAGCCGCGTGCTCGACATCGGTTGTGGAACCGGGATCGGCTCGTCGCTGCTGCTCGAGTTGGGCGCCGAGTCGGTCAAGGGCGTCGACCACCGCCCCGAGATCGTCCAACTCGCCAAGGTCAAACACGACAAGCAGGGCCTAGATTTCCACGTCATGTTCTGGGAGGAGCTCGACTTCCCCGACGACAGTTTCGATGTGGTCGTCTGCCTCGACCCCGCCTCGCCGATCACCGATCCGAACCTCCTCATGGAGGTGCGTCGGGTCCTGCGTGACGGCGGCGAGTATATCTGCGCGCTCGAGCGCACGAAGGTCGCCGGCATCGAAGGCTTGCTGCCTCGCTATGGCTACACTAGCGCGGCCGACCAGGTGTCGATTGGTCAGTCGAACAACCGGGTGCCGCAGATTGGCGAATTGTCGACCTACTTCAAGACGGTCGTGAGCTTGGTCCAACGCCCCCATGTTAGCTACGTGTTCGAGCCCGAGAGCCCGCAAGGCGGCGGAGAGATTCCCGACAGCGAACAGATGCGCCGCGTGCCCGATGACGGTGCCGAAGGCGGGATTTGGCGCTCCGAGCAGAAGCCAGGCGCGGACTCCGGCCCACGCCGAGCCGGCCAGTGGGTCCCCGTCGACAGCCATTTGAGCTCGGACGACGCCGAAGTGGCCGCCGTCGAGATCTTCTTTTGCGGTGACGACCATCTTCCGCCGCCCCCGCTTCGCGAGATTCGACTGCCGTATTACAACATCGTCGAGCGCCTCGAGCAGGTCATCGGTGATCTGCAAGTCCGCCAGCGCCTGGGCGGCGAGCCGTCGTCCTTCGACGAGGTGCTCGACGAGCCGGCGCCGCCGATCGACGAGGACAGCCGGACCACGGACGAGTTCGAGGTCGATGGCGATTGGGACGATATGCCCACGGGTGTGCGCAAGCGCCCGACCCGGCCGCCCAGCGCCGAGCCGGCGCGCGTGGTCGAGCTCGAGTCTCAGCTCAACCATTTGACCGAGCTGTATCAACAGGTTCGCCGCGACTTCGACCAGATTTTGCATCAGACCAAAGCCGCGATCACCGAGCGCGACGAGTATATCGATCACCTCGTCCAGAAGGTCCACGAATGGGAGGATCGCCTCGACGAGGATCTCGTGCCGGAGGACGCGACGAGCGAAACCGGCACCAACGAATTCTCTGAGACAGCTACGACCAACGTCTTCAAGGTCTCCGAACTGCGAAACGAGGACGACCAGCCGTTGCTCGATGAGCTAGGATCCTCGGAGTCGGACGGCCTCGACGAGGATTCATCGGAAGCCGAAGGCCTCGACGAAGACTCCTCCGAAGCCGAAGGGTTGGACGAGGACTCATCGGAAGCCGAAGGTCTCGACGAAGATTCCTCCGAAGCCGAGAGCGACGAGACCGACGAGACCGACGAAAGCGACGAGAGTGACGAGAGTGACGAGAGTGACGAGAGCGACGCGGCCGAAGAGAGCGACGGCGACGCCGACTCGGATGAGGAAAGCTCCGACTCGGACGATTCCGAAGAGAAAGTCGAAGAAACCACCGAATAA
- a CDS encoding OmpP1/FadL family transporter: MVLSTSTAAFAAGFEVPENTTKSVGRGGTGAVNKRDPSALYFNPALLERARGAQVLLNVNLLNLNLEFQRDPLVNEENRRNPKLEYDAIRNQSGFFPAPFLTASWDLGIENLTIGAGLFGPSGYGQRCYGKLTDSGCDVDEDNGGRYMMVGTTLIEAFASLGAGYRIELPYGDLSVGASAAATYLDSDFTLVIHGGTDRENWEDPENDAVFRGNGLSDWALSGTFGLAYDIQGFRLAASYRPPISWEAEGTAELTPAPSNNLGELTDDGVTLRTEQAGVLRMGFGLEAGEHPGDATRPRYDFEFNMVWEDWSRVDRFEITPHGKLKVLNAETDLGTLYQVKGYEDTFSFRLGGSYAFNDWLTGHAGGYYETGAQAEEYTNLDFVSWNRYAGGLGATFNVVDGFDFDVAYMHVYSPERHVDEGEIYKQSLSETEGGTAQNTGTWNSSFQLASFGVTYRYD, translated from the coding sequence ATGGTCCTGTCCACGAGCACTGCGGCCTTCGCTGCAGGATTCGAAGTTCCGGAAAATACCACCAAGTCGGTGGGCCGCGGCGGCACCGGTGCGGTCAACAAGCGTGACCCGAGCGCGCTCTATTTCAACCCCGCGCTGCTCGAACGCGCTCGGGGTGCTCAGGTGCTTCTCAACGTCAACCTGCTCAACCTGAACCTCGAGTTTCAACGCGATCCGTTGGTCAACGAGGAGAACCGGCGAAATCCCAAGCTCGAGTACGATGCGATCCGCAATCAAAGCGGGTTCTTCCCGGCGCCCTTTTTGACCGCGAGCTGGGATCTGGGAATCGAGAATCTGACCATCGGCGCGGGTCTCTTCGGACCCAGCGGCTACGGGCAGCGCTGCTACGGCAAGCTTACCGACAGCGGCTGCGATGTCGACGAGGACAACGGCGGGCGCTACATGATGGTGGGCACCACCCTCATCGAGGCCTTCGCCTCCCTAGGGGCAGGCTACCGAATCGAGCTTCCCTACGGCGATCTGAGCGTCGGCGCCAGCGCTGCGGCGACCTACCTCGACAGCGACTTCACCCTGGTCATCCATGGTGGCACGGATCGCGAGAACTGGGAGGATCCCGAAAACGATGCGGTCTTTCGCGGCAACGGGCTCAGCGATTGGGCGTTGTCGGGCACCTTCGGGCTGGCTTATGACATTCAGGGGTTTCGTCTGGCTGCATCCTACCGTCCGCCGATCTCCTGGGAGGCCGAGGGCACCGCGGAGTTGACGCCTGCGCCCTCGAATAATCTGGGCGAGTTGACCGACGACGGTGTGACCCTTCGCACCGAGCAAGCCGGAGTGCTTCGCATGGGCTTCGGCCTCGAAGCCGGCGAGCACCCGGGTGACGCCACCCGGCCGCGCTATGACTTCGAGTTCAATATGGTCTGGGAAGACTGGTCGCGCGTCGATCGATTCGAGATCACTCCTCATGGCAAGCTCAAAGTGCTCAACGCCGAGACCGACCTCGGCACGCTCTATCAGGTCAAGGGCTACGAGGACACCTTCAGCTTCCGCCTGGGCGGCAGCTACGCGTTTAACGACTGGTTGACCGGCCACGCCGGCGGCTACTACGAAACGGGCGCACAAGCCGAAGAGTACACCAACCTCGACTTCGTCAGCTGGAACCGCTACGCCGGTGGACTCGGCGCGACGTTCAACGTCGTCGACGGGTTCGACTTCGATGTCGCCTACATGCACGTGTACTCTCCGGAGCGCCACGTCGACGAAGGTGAGATTTACAAGCAGAGCCTCTCGGAGACCGAGGGTGGCACGGCGCAGAACACCGGCACGTGGAACTCGAGCTTCCAGTTGGCCAGCTTCGGCGTCACGTATCGCTACGACTGA
- a CDS encoding ATP-binding protein: MTSKPRNPFPGGLLVLGPDGRIIEAPSFFFDLLEIDNRAATSIYHLFDPDDPPYMSFSRVVRRGNGVIEYHVAVNGSLGGSKGFRYWSLPAVEGNKQGRASTFYITDESAVIQSFEWERRRVRREILRDVQTVVADFLNQKLSGVRALAEVLRDVPEAAEETGVRIVGALDELRAAVAEMGRTSMVNLFGTASDQPLRVLELADVFSAWSRGKTPVQCRVKEADEEALISAGLLEGVLLPIVSNAIEASHGNEPVNIFVEQIDEAIVEFRIRDKGTGMPRSARERCEDPFFTTKAGHLGLGLTNASEFLQRVGGEWSFESTSRGTTVKVRLPLSSGDEFLRTA; the protein is encoded by the coding sequence TTGACTTCAAAACCGCGAAATCCATTTCCCGGCGGCCTATTGGTCCTCGGGCCCGACGGTCGAATCATCGAAGCGCCAAGCTTCTTTTTCGACCTGCTCGAGATCGACAACCGAGCGGCGACCTCGATCTATCACCTCTTCGACCCGGATGACCCGCCCTACATGAGCTTTTCGAGGGTGGTGCGCCGGGGCAACGGGGTCATCGAGTACCACGTGGCGGTCAACGGCAGCCTGGGCGGCAGCAAAGGCTTTCGCTACTGGAGCCTGCCGGCGGTCGAAGGCAACAAGCAGGGGCGCGCCTCGACGTTCTATATCACCGACGAGAGCGCGGTCATCCAGAGCTTCGAATGGGAGCGTCGGCGCGTGCGCCGCGAGATCTTGCGCGACGTCCAGACCGTCGTCGCCGATTTCCTCAACCAGAAGCTCTCCGGAGTACGTGCGCTCGCCGAAGTGCTACGCGACGTCCCCGAGGCCGCCGAAGAGACCGGCGTGCGCATCGTCGGCGCGCTCGACGAGTTGCGCGCGGCCGTCGCCGAAATGGGCCGCACCTCGATGGTCAACCTCTTTGGCACCGCCAGCGATCAGCCGCTTCGCGTGCTCGAATTGGCCGACGTCTTCTCGGCGTGGAGCCGTGGAAAAACGCCCGTGCAGTGCCGTGTCAAAGAGGCCGACGAAGAAGCATTGATTTCGGCGGGTTTGCTCGAGGGAGTCCTCTTGCCGATCGTGAGCAACGCCATCGAAGCCAGCCACGGCAACGAACCGGTCAACATCTTCGTCGAGCAGATCGACGAGGCGATTGTCGAGTTTCGTATCCGCGACAAAGGCACGGGCATGCCCAGAAGCGCGCGCGAGCGCTGCGAAGACCCGTTCTTTACTACCAAGGCCGGACACCTCGGCTTGGGCCTTACCAACGCGAGCGAGTTTCTACAGCGAGTGGGCGGCGAATGGTCGTTCGAATCCACGTCGAGGGGAACGACGGTGAAAGTGCGTTTGCCGTTATCGTCGGGCGACGAGTTCCTGCGAACAGCTTAG
- a CDS encoding DUF4388 domain-containing protein → MHRILIVDEDEHLLWALEKNLFPERDDLLVITAPSGEEGMEILKGGNVDLLVSDIKMPGKVDGFQLILRAKEIAPDARVVIMTSFGSGRVESFADRMGITHYIEKPFNISELRDMALDLLDEKEGFQGMLSDLELTDIIQMLCLAKRTTLLHLKHKEHRGKIVFDRGDLVHAEFDGEDGPEAVYRMLALRQGDIFMESDVDYDEPTIHVGWQDLLLEAVKRADEMRLAEASSADEEESSENDGTPFSSFRPSESAEIDLKKVSEDEDEESAEVDPDSTGDDNTDRLTGDSFFTEEELEEIGMASSEALESADVFEADSQLEEPEADEPISEPEPLGLDESSISEALEESSVSEVEEQSEPQLVAVSESEVSESEVSESEVSESEVSESEVSGDESLGFDEASVAADGGQSLGDEASGPEVLEDVASNLASPVQTPKTSLIAALEDFVDECAKLRVTGLTGPGEDAEASFVETSQAGKHDPHAVSEKLLSTVSCAQRIASALDRGAHAEEMQLTLADAYVVVRRIAGTEQYHFAVVGRDASLGVVLVLMRQFSERLGEALQSRDA, encoded by the coding sequence ATGCATCGCATTCTGATAGTCGACGAAGACGAGCACCTACTCTGGGCTCTCGAAAAGAACCTCTTTCCGGAGCGCGATGACCTTTTGGTCATCACGGCGCCCTCGGGTGAAGAGGGCATGGAAATCCTCAAAGGCGGCAACGTCGATTTGCTCGTGTCGGACATTAAAATGCCCGGCAAAGTCGACGGCTTCCAGCTGATCCTGCGCGCCAAGGAGATCGCCCCGGACGCCCGGGTGGTGATCATGACCTCCTTTGGCTCGGGTCGCGTGGAGAGCTTTGCCGATCGCATGGGGATCACCCACTACATCGAGAAGCCGTTCAACATCAGCGAGCTGCGCGACATGGCGCTCGATCTGCTCGACGAAAAGGAGGGCTTCCAAGGGATGCTCTCCGATCTCGAGCTGACCGACATCATCCAGATGCTGTGTCTGGCCAAGCGCACCACCTTGCTGCACCTCAAGCACAAAGAGCATCGCGGCAAGATCGTGTTCGACCGCGGTGATCTCGTCCACGCCGAGTTCGACGGTGAGGACGGGCCCGAGGCGGTTTACCGGATGCTGGCGCTTCGCCAGGGCGACATCTTCATGGAGTCGGACGTCGACTACGACGAGCCCACGATCCATGTCGGCTGGCAGGATCTGTTGCTCGAAGCGGTCAAACGCGCCGACGAGATGCGCCTGGCCGAGGCGAGCAGCGCCGACGAAGAGGAGTCGAGCGAGAACGACGGCACGCCGTTTTCGAGCTTTCGTCCCAGCGAGTCCGCCGAGATCGATCTCAAGAAGGTCTCCGAAGACGAGGACGAAGAGAGCGCTGAAGTCGATCCCGACTCGACCGGCGACGACAACACCGATCGCCTCACCGGGGACTCGTTTTTCACCGAGGAGGAGCTCGAAGAGATCGGCATGGCGAGCTCGGAGGCGCTCGAAAGTGCGGATGTGTTCGAGGCTGACAGCCAGCTCGAAGAGCCGGAGGCAGACGAACCGATCTCCGAGCCCGAGCCGTTGGGCTTGGATGAGAGTTCCATCAGTGAGGCGCTCGAAGAGAGCTCGGTCTCCGAAGTCGAGGAGCAAAGCGAGCCACAGCTCGTTGCAGTGTCCGAGTCTGAAGTGTCCGAGTCTGAAGTGTCCGAGTCTGAAGTGTCCGAGTCTGAAGTGTCCGAGTCTGAAGTGTCAGGTGATGAGAGCCTTGGCTTCGACGAAGCCTCGGTGGCGGCCGACGGTGGTCAGTCTCTGGGCGACGAGGCGAGCGGGCCGGAAGTGCTCGAGGATGTCGCGTCGAATCTGGCGTCTCCGGTGCAGACACCCAAGACATCGTTGATCGCCGCGCTGGAGGATTTTGTCGACGAGTGCGCCAAGCTACGGGTCACCGGTCTAACCGGGCCGGGCGAAGATGCCGAGGCGAGCTTCGTGGAGACCTCTCAGGCAGGCAAGCACGACCCGCACGCCGTCAGCGAGAAGCTGCTAAGCACGGTCAGTTGCGCGCAGCGAATCGCCTCCGCTCTCGATCGTGGTGCCCATGCCGAGGAGATGCAGCTTACGCTCGCAGATGCCTACGTGGTGGTGCGTCGCATCGCCGGCACCGAGCAGTATCATTTCGCCGTCGTCGGTCGCGATGCGAGCCTCGGCGTCGTCTTGGTGCTCATGCGTCAGTTTTCCGAGCGCCTCGGCGAGGCTCTCCAATCGCGTGACGCCTAA
- a CDS encoding M61 family metallopeptidase yields the protein MHFPRSRHSMCAPAGFGLLVLMVVLCGCQGGQKVADESTFERMVGSAPGSPEAAPERRRGALWYQIEANSTRLEVHVRLLDPPDRASFFLPGPWAGRTDFADNISIQGASSNDGPVPFTISRSDGRIDVESDDAEWIQLDYAVALRHQSDERARFHPRFADGVAFAYGPAFIVLPSEQISRQVSDIPIEVRAPSDWRLLATWQHIRSAQSQAVEGSSVHGFMAPTPGALRDAFVAAGADIELYRPESVSGDSQLTVGFAPAMEVDRQEYGERIAQLVRAYRQRFGDLGPATAFVRPLEEANPSRRRGVGRRGGFVVEVSETQPLDSKTLLLLAHEAFHLWNGHHLTPEPSAEQATRWFKEGVTHYLALKTLAELGLLSREEVLRELSRAGSYYQRNPAARRRKSSTADRARLPYDKGVLLAVALDATLLADSEGRVGLDDWVRHLIEQMGDAGNAYDAEDLRSTLVEVAGTSSSRAAKLWDEHVAGAKPLEPARVFERAGLHWLESSEQSKARLLPVKRDKSPFGHMFPADTSQ from the coding sequence ATGCACTTCCCCCGATCGCGGCACAGCATGTGCGCCCCGGCAGGCTTCGGACTGCTGGTGCTCATGGTGGTGCTATGCGGGTGTCAGGGGGGGCAGAAGGTGGCCGACGAGTCCACCTTCGAGCGGATGGTGGGTTCGGCGCCCGGCTCTCCCGAGGCCGCCCCTGAGAGGCGTCGCGGGGCGTTGTGGTATCAGATCGAGGCGAACTCGACCCGCTTGGAGGTGCACGTTCGCCTGCTCGATCCCCCCGATCGCGCCTCGTTCTTCCTGCCCGGCCCGTGGGCCGGCCGCACCGACTTCGCCGACAATATCAGCATCCAGGGAGCCAGTTCGAACGACGGGCCCGTCCCCTTTACCATCAGCCGCAGCGACGGGCGTATCGACGTCGAGTCCGACGACGCCGAATGGATCCAGCTCGATTACGCCGTCGCCCTTCGCCACCAGTCCGACGAACGTGCGCGTTTCCACCCTCGCTTTGCCGATGGTGTTGCCTTTGCCTATGGCCCTGCGTTCATCGTTCTGCCGAGCGAACAGATCTCGCGCCAAGTGAGCGATATCCCCATCGAAGTGCGCGCGCCGAGTGATTGGCGTCTGCTGGCGACCTGGCAGCATATTCGAAGCGCCCAATCACAAGCAGTCGAAGGCTCGTCGGTGCACGGGTTCATGGCACCGACTCCCGGCGCCCTGCGAGACGCGTTCGTCGCGGCCGGAGCCGACATCGAGCTGTACCGACCCGAGAGTGTCTCGGGCGACTCGCAGCTCACGGTTGGATTTGCGCCGGCGATGGAGGTCGACCGTCAGGAGTATGGCGAGCGCATCGCTCAGCTCGTGCGCGCCTACCGCCAACGCTTCGGCGATCTAGGTCCGGCGACCGCCTTTGTGCGCCCGCTCGAGGAAGCCAACCCCAGCCGAAGACGCGGCGTGGGCCGCCGAGGCGGCTTCGTCGTCGAAGTCTCCGAGACCCAGCCCCTCGATTCAAAGACCCTGCTGCTGCTGGCTCACGAGGCGTTCCACCTGTGGAACGGTCATCACCTCACCCCGGAGCCGAGCGCCGAGCAAGCCACGCGCTGGTTCAAAGAGGGTGTGACGCACTATCTTGCGCTCAAGACGCTCGCCGAATTGGGGCTCTTGTCGCGCGAAGAGGTCTTGCGTGAACTCTCGCGCGCGGGCAGCTACTACCAGCGCAACCCGGCCGCCCGACGTCGCAAGTCTTCGACGGCCGATCGCGCGCGGCTTCCCTACGACAAAGGCGTATTGCTCGCCGTCGCCCTCGACGCCACGCTGCTAGCCGACAGCGAGGGACGCGTGGGCCTCGACGACTGGGTCCGCCATCTGATCGAGCAAATGGGCGATGCAGGCAACGCCTACGACGCCGAGGATTTGCGCTCGACGCTCGTCGAGGTCGCCGGCACGTCGAGTTCTCGGGCCGCCAAGCTGTGGGACGAGCATGTCGCCGGAGCCAAGCCCCTCGAGCCCGCGCGCGTCTTCGAACGCGCCGGACTGCACTGGCTCGAGAGCTCCGAGCAGTCCAAAGCGCGACTCCTGCCGGTCAAGCGTGACAAGAGCCCTTTCGGGCACATGTTCCCGGCAGACACTTCTCAATGA